The Helianthus annuus cultivar XRQ/B chromosome 16, HanXRQr2.0-SUNRISE, whole genome shotgun sequence genome includes a window with the following:
- the LOC110917261 gene encoding WD repeat-containing protein LWD1-like yields the protein MATIIMDSAKLALLDIRFPTLPVVELQRHEAVVNAIAWAPRSSCHICTAGDDSQALIWDLSSMGQLIEEGVDPVLACTAGAEIEQLQWSSSQPDLVAIAFASKLQILRV from the coding sequence ATGGCGACGATTATAATGGATAGCGCGAAGTTGGCTCTGTTGGATATTCGGTTTCCGACGTTGCCGGTTGTGGAGCTGCAGAGGCATGAGGCGGTTGTGAATGCTATTGCGTGGGCGCCGCGTAGTTCGTGTCATATTTGTACTGCGGGTGATGATTCGCAAGCGCTTATTTGGGATTTGAGTTCTATGGGGCAGCTGATTGAAGAAGGGGTGGATCCGGTTTTGGCGTGTACTGCGGGTGCCGAGATTGAACAGTTGCAGTGGTCGTCTTCGCAACCGGATTTAGTTGCCATTGCTTTTGCATCGAAGCTGCAGATTCTGAGGGTATGA